TATCAACTTGGGCAGCACATAACAAAGTTTTCACCCAGTTGTCGTCTCGCGGCACTTCTCTATAAAACTCATTGGGAGGGCTGAGTGTTGGTGCAGTAAAGCGCTGAGAGAACAAGTCAGGTAGCTGTGTTAACAAGGCAACATCAAAACCCCAAGCACGGTTAGGTGTGATATAGAAAGGTGAACGACCCCAGTTTTTACCACTAACGTTATTTGAGTTAACTCGATAACCTTGTGGATAACCAAAAATTGCTCCTGAAGTGCTTAAGTAGCCTAGATCGTCGTTATTATAGTCCGCAATCAACCCCTGCCAAGGTGCTGTGGCATAGGAACTGCGTTTGAACTGAATAAAAGAGCCACGAGCTGTTAAATCTCTATCTTTCCAATTTTCCAAGAAACGTATAAAGTTTTCTAAACCACCACCAAGTTCACCAGTATTACCTGTAGTGGGTGGACGACTTGGTGTATCACCTTGAGCAAATACAAGATTTGTTTCTGTGGCTGTAGCGCGTTGAAACCAATCACCATTATTAATGACTTTATCGCCGTTCTCACCCTCTTGGAGAGTATCTGTATCAGTTGGTGTTTTAAAGGGAAACTGAATTTGTAATACTGGCACCAACAGAGGTTGTTCTGTTGCTCTAGTTCCAGTTAAACTGCTCGCATTTAAAATTGATAAAGGATAGTTAGCAGCATAGTTCTTTGCTCCTGACTTATTGGTTCTAAACCACAGAGCATTACTTTGTGTGCGTGGTCTGTTAGGGTTACTAGCAGAGCTTGAAGTATCATATTTTTGGTAGGGAGTACCAGCGATATGAATAGTATTAGAAAAAGGAAAATAATTCACTTGTTTAGATCCCCCATTCTCAAAGATGCCCAAAGGAATAGGGGTTTTATCGTCTGGATCTAGTACTAATGTGTTTTCTGCTCCAGTTATATCAGTACCTCCCTTTTTTACTGTTAGACCAGCAGTGTGTCTTAAGAAAGCAACTCGTCTGGGGTAACGTTGAATTGCTGAATCAGCAGAATCTGTTGCTGGTCTTGCTGTTGTACCTGCTCGTAGTTTGTTGGTCTCTATTGATGTGATGCCAGCATCAGCTATGGCTTTAACTAATTGATTAGCTTTAATGTTTTTCTCTGTTGCGTCAAATCCACCATCATTTAAGTCATAGCCAACTACCCAGTCAGTAGGTGTACAAGCTGTCACCGTTAGCTTCGGGCAAATTTCCATGATGTACTCAGAAAACGTCGCCCGGCGCTGAACTGGAGTAACAAAGTTGTTGAAGTAAGAAGAATAAGGATAAGGATTAGTAGCATTAGGTGAGAGGTTTCCTGAAATACTAGATGTCGATGAGTAAGTACTATCTTGAAAGTCACGGCTAGTAACGAAGTTGTTATCCCAAAAGCCATTGATTTTAGTTGCAGATGAGGCTGTGATTTGACTAGCTTCAGCAACACCAGTATCAGTTTTGTTATTGTTACCATTTAGATCAAAGCCAAAGTCAGATTCATTAACATTTCCTAATAAACCGTCGCCGTTGGCATCAAAATTAGGCAGAAAAACTGGATTGCCAACGTTATCAACTGTGTCGTAATTATCATTTAAGTCGTAGTCGCCATCACTACGGTAGCCTTCTCGGAAATTAGCAGACAACACAGTAATAGCATCAGCCAGTACCGTTGCTGGTCGCCATGATTCACCAGTGTCACAGCTAGTAAACTGACCTTTGCGGCAGGCAAAGTTTGAGTTAAGAGCAGTGGCAGTGGTACTACCACGAGAATAAAAGTTGTCCCAAGTACTATCTAAATTTTGTAAGAATTCTTGCTTGGTGTGTTTATTAAAATCACCTTTAACATATACAGGCAGGTCAGATGCTAAGATTAAGCCTTTCTCCTCTGGTTTATAAGTAGCGTTACGGCTTAAATCCCCACCATTAATCAGCATAATGCCGTTAGGTCGCCGAGTAGAGTCTAGCTTAAAGTCTTTGGAACTTAAATCTATAAAAGTTTTACGTTCCTCTTTATTCGCGAAAGAGTTTGGATTGCTAGTACTGCTTAAATCTGGTAGTGCATCATCACGGGTAGCATAAATAATGCCACTATTTGGAAATAGAAATTCTCCACCAGTCTTAGATTTGGTTTTTAATGAACCTAAATCTAAGACTGTGGTACGAATTTCTAAAGGCTGACGAAATTCTATATCCAAGTCGTATTTTATAGCGCTTGAAGAGTAAGGCTTATCAATCGCCTTAATCTGTCTGGCATCAAGCAAAGTTGTTTCCCTGATAGCGCCATGTGGAACTGCGGTATTTGTGGGCGCTCCAATAGAACCATCCAAGATTTTTAAAGCACAGACAGCAGAATCAATTGCTGATTGCTGGGAAAGGGTAAGATTTCCAGCATTAGCTAAAGCATCCTTAAGGGGCTTATTTACCCAGCGTCCATTGGGGTATTTCAGCGATGCTTGGTAATTTAATGCTGCTGTATAACCGGTCGTTGTCAGGGAAGAAGCTGAATAGACAATACCGTTGAGAGATTTGTTACTTGTATTCGCAGGACTTTCAGGATCAACTGCGGATACTCCCGTTAAGCTTGTTAGAGCATTACCTGCAATGTCTGTAGCTCTATTTTTTGCTGTAATGCTATTGGTGGGGTCGTAGTAACTAGCAACACAAGCTATGGGAGTTTGATAAGTGCTTGGAGTCTTGGGATCGTAAAATGAATCTTTGTAGTGATAAACTGCTGTAGCCCGCATTTGCAGATAGGGTGTATTATCATCGGGCAAGCCCTGATCCTTACTAGTAACACCCACTGGCATTGTATCTGGCCAGACTGTATCTTTTGCAGTACTAAAATCGCCCATAGTAGTGAAACCAGTCGGCAAGTAAATTCCTGCGCCAGTGATGACTCGCAAACCTCCAACTACATCCAAAAGACCTGTGGGTTTTTGAGATGCTACCTTTTCCCAGAATTCATCCCTATCTGTATCGCCAAAATCATCTAATTGGTTAGCTTGGGTGAAGCGCTGACGAGTGTTGGTATTGTTATCCCACTCCTTACCAGAAATGTTCTGTCCTTTGTCTGAACTAACAAATTTAGTACCGTCGTACCATAATTGTGGTAAGTTGTTGCCTACTAAAACGCGATCGCCAATAAGTTTTTCTTCATCTAGTGTGAGAGCTTTCAGAACAGCTGGGTCTGTCGCTGCTAGCTCAATCTTATTGGTACTAGTCCGTGCTTTAATCCCTATTCCAGCATAACCACCAGTCTCTGTTGTGCCATTACTGGGATTGAAGGGGAAAGCCCATACGTCCTGTGGTCGTAGAGCATCTCCACTTCCTTGAAGTGGGCTAGTTGTTGTGTAGTCATAAGCTCCGGTTCCAGTTTTCACCAGCGCATTACCACCAACAGCCACCTCTGCATAGGGAACACGCCGTGTCCGCTTTTTGAAGTAAGTCTTTAGTTGATCTGTCTTAGCATCAGTTGCTGATAATGTGGCATCAGCCTGTTGAGCGCTGGTAATTCCATCTTTAACTTCTTTGGGCAAAGATGCCGTGCTTATACTACTAGCTGCATCCACTAAGCGTTTAATTCGCTGAGCATAGGCCGCATCGTTATAACCTGCTTGATTTCCGTAAACAGTTTCAGGTACAGTCTTATTGCCGTTGTGAATATTAGCAGAACCCCCTGAATAAGGTTTTTCGTCTTTAAAGAAATCTACTACTACACTAGTACTAGTATCAGGGGATGTATTTGTGTTTTCATTTATGCGTGTGTTGACCACATTGCCAGCAACAACAATTTTGCTGTTTTCCTCTGTGTAATAGCAAGAGTAAGGACTGCTAACTTGATAAAATCTCACTGTATTTCTTGTTAGCAAATTACCATTAGTGAAGACACGTCCATTAATCTTGATTCCACCTCCAGGTGAAATTTCTAAATCATTTTCATAAATGACAGCGTTGTTGCTTAATGGAACCCGCTCCCGGTCTTGCTGATACTCTAGCGCGGCAAAGCCTTTATTACCTGTAAACTTCTTATATTTGGTATAATCAGCGCCCAATGCAGCTGAAGTTGGCTCCACTGTAATAGGCACAGTGGTTGTATAGACAAAAATACTTCTTTTCAGCTTACTACCAACTTTATACCAACCTTGACTGCCTACTAAGTCGGCACTAGTAGCAACATTACTCACACATCGACCACTTGTAGCGCCTTCATCCATTGGTTGCGCTCTTGCTTCTAGAGGGCTTCTAGCTCTGGTAGTAGTAGGAGTCCGAAAGTAAATGCCATAGATAGTGAAGCTATCAAAGTAGCCGTCATTGTCAGTATCAACAGGATATTTCCAAACTGACTTGAGCGGTTCTTCATTGTTCTTGACCAGCTTCAACTGTGTCTCATCACCAAATGTAAATTCGCTAATGTTGTCGTTGACTACTTGGCTCAGTGAGAAATCTGAGGGGGTTGAGCGTGGTAATCTAGGGTCTTGAAATAGCTTTTCTAATTTTGCTTTTGCGCGATCAAGAGCTGGTGCTGCTGCCCTAAGAACAGTCTCATTTACCCGGACATTACTAGCATTTTTTGAGCGTTCAAAAGACCGAAACAAAATTGCAGTTGTTAACAGAACAACGACTAAAACTACCATCGCTACTGTTGGCAGCACAAAACCTGCATTTGCAGAGCTTCGTCTTCTCTTGATGACAAATAAAGTTCGCAGTAACCAAACAATGCGCTTTTTAATCGCATGGAAAAACTGCTTACTAATTTGTTGGAAGGTTTTTCTTATTGTCTTGAATAGGGAGCGTTTTCGAGACATAGTTGTTTTTTTCAAATAGTTTGTGACAATTTTTTGAATATTTTTATGTTTTTAACCATGCCTGTGAGATAAATTTTAAGGCAAAAGCTAAGGTAAAATTGGTGTAAGTAATTAGTGCATCTTGATTTACAAAATACACATTTTTAAGGTGAGATTATTTACCATTTATTCGGTTTTATCTGATTGCTAACTACTGATTGTTTTAAATTATTTAATTCCAGTTATAAAATAAATTAAGAGCAAAATTTCACAGTAAGTTTACGGAAATGTATTTTATCTGAAGGCAACTTTATAAAGAAGTTGTTAGCAGAGTAAGCTTATATTACCCATCTGTTCTAAGAAAATATCAGTTGTTAATGCAAAATAATGTAAGACAATTAAAAACCTCCCCGAAGTGGGGAGGTGACAAGGAAAATATTCTTAAATCCAGCAGTTAGGGTTGGGGATTGATAGGTTTGTGGAGAAGCTTAGTAATGGTTCAAGTTAATGCCAGCTTCTTTTGCCATTGCTTCCAACCCTTTGGTTTCTAGGGTTTTGATGGCTTTGGTAGACAACTTCAATCTCACCCAGCGATTTCCACTTGGCCACCAAACACGCTTGCTTTGCAGATTGGCTTGTTGAAGGCGTTTAGTACGGCGGTGGGAGTGGGAAACTGCAAAGGCGTTATTTGCCTTTTTACCAGTTAGTTCACAGCGACGAGACATAGCAATTATCTCCAGATTGTTATTTTCATACAGCCTTTCCATTTTAGGGCTTAGGCAACGGAAGTAGGAGATGAAAGATGAGGATCTCTTTTGCCTAACTATTAACTCTTAACTATTCTTACTTGCTAGCTTGTTCCGTAAGCTTTGTGAGTACTTCGTTTGAACGTTCAACGAAAGATTTCATTCCCTCAGCGTCAAAACCTTTTTGAGACATTAGCGCCAAATCGTAGACGTGTTGACAAATCAAGTTCACCAAAGGATTTGTAGGCGATTCACCATCACCTTGAATGATAGTTCCTTGGTTGAGGTTCGCTAGATTTTGAATCAGGGGGTGAGCAGTATTCACCAGCAAAATGTGGTCTTCTGGAAATTCTGTGGTCTGCTGCTGCATCATGGCGTTCATTTCTCGCAGACGACGGAGAATCTCTGGTAAAAGCACGATCGCAGGTGGTGTTCCTTGTGAATCGTCGGTTTTCAAAGCTTCGGTGCGGATGTTGAGTCTGGGTTTGTTGAGTGATTTTTCAAATAACTCTTTGATCACTTCACTGCGGGTTTTGTTGGTTTTGGGGTCAACAATTTCGCTAGCTTTATCTTGCTCTAAAAGCGTATTATCTAAGTCTGAGTCTACCCGTGTAAATTTGACATCCTGATATTCCCGCTCTAAAAAGTTAATGAAGTGGGTGTCGATGAAGGAGTCCATAAACAGGACTTCCAAGCCTTGGTTTTTATGCAGTTCTATATAAGTAGCTTGAACTGCTTCATCGGTGCTGTAAAAAACCCGGTTTTCGTGACGTTCCTTGTTACGTTCTAGGTACTCTTTCAGGGTGGTGTAGGGAGTGCTGGATGCTGAAGTTTCAGGGCTGGCTGAAGCAGAAGTCACATCTTGCCAAACATCGCCTTCTGAAGACTGTACTTCAACTGCGGGAGTTTCAGCAGCAGGTTTTTCTGAAAATTTCGCAGTCGTGCGGAAGATGATGATGTCTTCGATTTGTTTTTTGAATTTCTCGTCGTTGAGAACACCAAATTTCACAAAAGTGCCAAGGTCTTTCCAAGCGCTAATGTATTGTTCGCGGCTATCGCGGTAAAGTTCTTTGAGGCGATCGCCTACTTTCTTAGCTATGTAATCGCCAATTTTCCGCACGGTGCGATCGCCTTGCAATGCACTGCGCGATACGTTCAAAGGAATATCAGCGCTATCAATTACACCCCGCATCGGCATGAGAAATTGCGGGATAATTTCTTCACAGTTGTCGCTAACAAAAACTTGATTAGAAAATAGTTTGATTTGCCCTTTAGTGACATCAACATCTGGCTTCATTTTGGGAAAATACAAAATGCCGTTGATGATAAAGGGATAGTCAGTATTTAGATGTACCCACAACAGTGGTTCTTCCTGAAAAGGATATAGGTAACGGTAAAATTCTAAATAATCTTCTTGAGTCAAGCTACTAGGAGACTCTCGCCAAGGTGCTTTTTGCCTATTTAATACTTCACCCTCCAGTTTAATTGGCACTGGCATGAAGTCGCAGTAGGTCTTGACAAGATTTTTAATACGTGCTGATTCTAAAAACTCCTCTTCTTCTCCTTGCAGAGTGAGAGTAATGGTAGTGCCACGAGTTGTTCTGGTTGACTCTTCTAGGGTGAATTCTGGAGAACCATCGCAAGTCCAGTGAACGGCTTGCGCCCCTTCTTGATAAGAAAGGGTATCAATTTCAACTTTTTGGGCCACCATGAACGAGGAGTAAAAGCCAAGACCGAAGTGACCGATAATTGGTTGATCTGATTTGCCTTCATACTTGTGAATAAATTCTTCGGCACTAGAGAAGGCAACCTGATTGATATATTTCTTTACTTCTTCTGCGGTCATCCCGATACCATTATCGGAGATGGAAAGGGTTTTATTATTTTTTGCGATCGCAATTTCAATTTCTGGTTCGCCTATATCTCCAGCGTAATCTCCAGCGCGGGATACCATTTTCAGCTTTTGGATGGCATCTACAGCGTTGGATACCAGCTCCCGCAAGAAGATTTGGTGGTCTGAGTAGAGCGACTTCTTGATAATTGGGAAAATGTTCTCAGTATGAATACTGATAGTACCTTGTTCTAGCATGATTGGTAGTCTTTGATGTAATTATCTTGAGGACAGTGGAAATACACCCTAGTCTTCTGCTTTCAGGGATAAACCCAGAGAATGCAAAAGACCATGATACCAATTAGAATTTTAGAGGTATAGCTTAGGCGATCGTGTTTGTTTTAGAGGACTGTTTGCCCCCTAAATAGTATTCGGATTTCCCTACCGATTTGCATCTTTGATATTACGTAATATTAATTACATAATACTATAGTCATGTTAAATCATGTGTGAACAAAAAAATTCCCGACTTCTCTAAAAATTCGGGAGTCTGAGCCTTACGAATTTCACAAATCAAATAGGCTCTATCGCTTCAATCAGATCAACTCCTCCTTTTCCTTCCATAAAAAGGTTCAGTTTTGTTTAAAGATGCTTCAAACAACCAATGCGATAGTGTAACTCAGCCAAGGTAATTTTTAAGACTGCTATCAATATTAACCGTTTCTGGCGCAATATAGACGGGTCATATTTAACACAATTCCAGAAAAAATGGGTAGCAATTGAGCTTTTCTGCTTAGCAGGAGGTGCATCTAAAGCTTTAAAGGTAAGGTATTGATAGAGTTGAGCCTTACTGTACTTTTTCAAATGCTGAACAGATGCAGCTTTTGAGTGAGTAAAAGCGCGTTCAATCACTTCTAAGGATGCCACTTCTTGTCTTTTAAGATTGGTAGACATTGAGTTCGCAGATACTCTATATAATATTTGCGCTTTTGGAACTACTGTAAACTCATAGCGAGTAGCCAAGCGCAACCACATATCCCAGTCTTCGGCTGCTGGAAGTGACTCATCAAAACCACCAATCTCAGTGAAAGCTTCTTTTCGAATTAAAGGATTAGAGCCATTCTCCAAAATATTATACAGTAGGAGCTTGTTGTAAACATCACCTTTTAATGTAATCCGACTCCCAGATTTCAAGAACTTACTGTCAACATCAATATAGTCTGTCCAGCTATAGGCTACGGCAGCATTTTCGGAATCTTCTAGCGCTTTCCATTGAGCTTCTAGCTTATCAAATGTCCAGAGATCATCGGCATCAATAAAAGAAATAAATTCACCATTAGTATGAGATAAACCTCGATTACGACTAGCAGCTAAACCCGCATTGTGATACGAAAATATTTTTAATCGTAAATCAGGAATGCTTTTAACAATCTCTTCTGTCGAGTCTGTTGAGCCATCATTAATAACTAAGACTTCTAAGTCACTAACGGTTTGCTTTAAAACAGATTCAATAGTTTTCTTGATAGTCTTTTCACCATTATATACAGGAATAATGACGGATATAAGTGGCATACTTGCCTCGTTTAATTAAATAAAAATTGTAAAAGTTTAACAATCTAGAGCTACAACAAAGCTTAGATAATTTATCAAAAAGAAGAAGTTAATATTTTTCTATATGCTAAATTTTTAAATATGCTAATAAAGTACTAGTATTTGAAAAGTGTGAAAACTTCTGAAACAATGCTTGAGATTGCTCATAATTTAGTAAAGCTATTGAAATAATTTTAAACAAAATTTTTAAAAAAATTTTTGTTTTAAGCATTGATGGATCACTCTTAACAGCATTCCAGAGGAATCTAGTAGACGTTAATATGACTGCCTTCTTTTCTGAGAAACTTTCCAAGGTTTTATATAGTAAATATTTATATAAATTACTAAAACTAGACTTTTTTAGATATTGTAGAGATTGCGGAGCTTGACTAAAAGCACGTTCAATAACTTGTAAACTTGCTAATTCCATTTTCACAACATTAGAAGACATAGAATTAGGAGATACTCGATATAAAATCTGTGGATATGGTACCGTTACAAATTGATAGTGTAGAGCTAGCCGCAGCCATAAATCCCAATCTTCAGCAGGATTGAGTGATGCTTCAAACCCACCAATAGATATCAATGCCTGCTTACAAACTAGAGGATTAGAACCATTTTCTAAAAAATTTGCAAGTAAAAGCTTAGCATGAATATTACCATTTGCAGTAATGCGGCTACCTGTACGTAAAAATTTACCTTCAATATCAATGTGATCACACCAGCTGTAAGCTACAGATGCTTCGGAGTTTTCTTGCAAAGCCTTTATTTGAAATTCCAGCTTGTGTGGTGTCCAGATATCATCAGCATCAATGAAGGAAATATAATTACCATTAGCTTGTATCACTCCTCGATTGCGACTAATAGCTAGTCCAGCATTTGGATAGGAAAATACTTGCAATCGAGAATCAGAAAAGCTTTTAATAATATCTAAGGTTGAGTCTTGCGAACCATCGTTAATTACGATCAGTTCCCAATCAATAAAAGTTTGGTTTACAACTGAATTAATAGTTTCATAAATTGTTTTTTCTCCATTGTAAACCGGAAGAATTACTGATATTAATGGCATAATTAATGATAGTAAATAAACACGCTAGTTTTTAAGGGAAAATGGATCAGTCTGGATGTACCCTAGTAAAGTACTTGTATTAAATACTCGCTTAAGTTTACTAAACATCACATGAGCGTATTGACTTGGTAGAAGAATGATTACTGCAAGCTTTAAAAATACTTTAAAGATTACTCTTTTGAAGAAGATATAGGGATCAGTTCTGAGAGTTGAGATGAGAAATTTTACAGCTATCCGACTTTTGTGTCGTTCTGGCTGTCCTTCTAGTGTTCTGTAAAGTAAGTACTTGTAGAGATTGGCAAGGCAATATGGCTTAAGGTACTGTAAAGATTCGGGAGCCTGATTGAAAGCACGTTCAAGCACTTGCAAGCAAGCGGTTTCCAACTTCCAAACATCAGCAGACATTGAGTTTGTTTGAACTCTGTAGAGAACTTGTACTTTTGGTACAGCGACAAACTGATAACACGCGGCTAATCGTAGCAACAAATCCGAGTCCTGAGCATTAGTGAGTAATTCATCAAAACCACCAACGCTCATAAAGGCATCTCGGCGAATCATGACATTAGAGCCATTTCCGATAAAATCTTCTAATAAAAGATGTGGATATACATTGCCTGTTACTGCAATCGTGCTACACGTACGTAAAAATTGACCCCTTTCATCTATGCAATGAGTCCAACTATAAGCGATCGCAGTCTCAGGATTTTCTAGTAAGGCTTTATATTGTGTTTCTAATTTATCAGATGTCCAGAGATCATCACCATCTAAAAATGTAATAAATTCGCCAGTTGAATGATGTAAACCACGATTACGATTAACAGCTACATTAGCTTTAGGATAAGAAAATACTTGAAGTCGAGAGTCTTTAAAATTAGAAATAACTTTCAATGTTGAGTCTGTTGAATCTGCATTAATTATTATTAATTCAAAGAATTCAAACTTTTGCTCTAAAACAGAAATTATTGTTTCACTAATAGTTTTTTCAGTATTAAATGCTGGAATAATGACAGATACAATTGCCATAAAATAAATTATAAAATAATTTTTATATCTAACATTATCTATGTATTTTAAGATAATTGCTAATTCTTACTTCCCATACATAAAAAGGACTAATTAAAGTAGCAAAAAGTCTCTCTCTTTCACAGCTAACAACAATATCATTTTCAAGTATTGTCCGATAGCGAATATAGTATGATAGTAATTTAAATACATCTTTTATTAAGTATGCAAAAAAAGCAAAAGGTCTCTGCCAACTTTTAAGTAGTAACATCCGTAAATGAAAACGGCTTAAACCAATACCACGCATTAAGGAAATTAAATATTTTTTTTCTAATCTCCATTGGGGAATAATATGTTCTATTACCATTGCTGGATTGTACCAAATTTCCCAACCTGCTTTATGAATGTACAACATGGCTTCTGAATCTTCTCCAGCTAACATTGATGACCCAACTCTACCTACTAGAAAAAGGCGCTCGGGTACATGAGCTTTCCACACATGGGGACGCACGACTAAACCTGCACCAGGAGGAAATCCTTTTTTAGAAGGTTCATATAAAAGGGGTTTGTACCCTCTCTCATTAATAGCGAGGTAAAAAAGGATTGGTTTGAGATTTTCTGAGGGTTCAAACTCGAAAAGCCCATGAATTTGACTAGAGTATATACCAGCTTTTGGATAGTCTTGCCCAAATTTGTATGCTGAAATTACCCAATCGAGTGCAGGCAAATTATCATCATCTAAAAATCCAACCAATTCACCATGAGCTTCAATAATTGCTCTATTTCTAGCAAAAGCTAACCCTTGTTCTCTTTCAAAAGAGTAGCGTAAGGGTATATCACTTTTGCAGTTGGTTTGGTACTCTTGAATAAGTTTTGCAGTACCATCTGTACTATTATTATCAACAATAATAATTTCCCAAATGAGTTGTTCTACTCCCTGCTGGATTTGCAATCGCTCTAGGACTTTAGATAAACGGTTTTCCCCGTTGTAAGTAGGAATGGCTACAGTAAAGTCAAAGGACATAATGACGAACTGAGAATTAAGCTTAAAAAGTATGATAGTTTTATTGTTCCCAGTTAGCAGTAAAAAAATTCATCACCCATAAACTATTTGATTTTCTTATTTAAAGCGATGGGGAACAGGGGGTTAGGATTGCCTCTGGGCCGAGGAAATGTAGGAGAAAGAAAACTAAGAAAGACAGAACTGAAACAGAAGAATGCAGAAGAAGAGGAAGGTTGCCCACAAGGCACGAGGTTTCAACATCGCAGTTCTGTTAATAATATTCAGTTCTCTATGAAGATACGCTTTATTAGTAGACCCGTCTGTAGTTCCCTTGGTACGAGGGGACAGCGCCCAGAGGGTAAATAATATTTCAGTTTCACAAATAAACGCTATAACTCATTGAGGTTTACTTGAATACCTCCACACTTATCTGGAAAATAACGAGCAAGAACTTGGATTGTCTTCATAATTTGTACTAGACATGATACTAAATCTGCTTTTGCTATTTGATTCGCTGTATTCTTAATTACCCATTTCTGATTTGTGCCTTGCAGACCAATTAGGAGTAGGTAATTAAGCTTTAACTAATCATAGATTTCACGGTTCAGGCGATGATTCCAACAACTTTACACTAGTGGAACTTACTGCCACCTTAATGGCAACTTTTTTACTAAAAGACAGACCATTTTCACCCTTGTCAATAAAAATCGTGTCTCCAGAGATAAAAGTATTCTCTAATAACTTGGTAGCAAGGGGGTTTTCTATTTCTCGCTGAATTGCCCGTTTAAGGGGACGAGCGCCGTAAACTGGGTCGTAACCTGCTTCTACTAAGTAATCACAGGCAGAGGCGGATATATCAAAAGAGATTTTTTGTTCTCGCAGGAGACTTTCTACCCGCTTGAGTTGAATGCGGATGATATGCCGCATTTCGGAACGACTTAGAGTGTGGAAGAGAATTATATCATCAACCCGGTTGAGAAATTCGGGGCGGAAATGTGATCGCAAAGCATCTGTTACCCGCTTTTGCATCATTTCATATTTAGAATCATCGCCAGATACATCTAATATATGTTCGCTGCCGATGTTACTGGTCATGACAAGAACGCTGTTACGAAAATCTACTGTTCTGCCTTGAGAGTCAGTAATTCTTCCGTCATCTAATACCTGCAACAAAATATTAAACACATCGGGGTGAGCTTTTTCCACTTCGTCCAGCAGCACCACCGAATAGGGACGGCGGCGAATAGCCTCGGAAAGTTGACCACCTTCTTCATAGCCAACATATCCTGGAGGCGCTCCCACTAACCGGGAAACCGAGTGTTTTTCCATGTACTCGGACATATCTAAACGCACCAAGGCATCATCAGAATCAAAGAGAAACTGAGCTAAAGCGCGGGCGAGTTCAGTTTTACCTACGCCAGTAGGCCCCATAAACAAAAATGAACCGATGGGGCGACTGGGGTCTTTCATCCCAGCACGGGCGCGACGAATGGCTGCTGAAACGGCTGCTACAGCTTCTTCTTGTCCAATAACTCGTTGATGTAAATGACTTTCTAGTTGCAACAATTTTTGCCGTTCCGATTCCAAGAGGCGATTAACGGGGATACCTGTCCACTTGGCTACGATTTCGGCAATATCGGCTTCGGTGACTTGTTCTCGTAATAAAGCAGAACCTTGGTTTTGAATTTCTAAAAGTTTCGTTTCTTTGGC
This region of Nostoc sp. UHCC 0302 genomic DNA includes:
- the htpG gene encoding molecular chaperone HtpG, giving the protein MLEQGTISIHTENIFPIIKKSLYSDHQIFLRELVSNAVDAIQKLKMVSRAGDYAGDIGEPEIEIAIAKNNKTLSISDNGIGMTAEEVKKYINQVAFSSAEEFIHKYEGKSDQPIIGHFGLGFYSSFMVAQKVEIDTLSYQEGAQAVHWTCDGSPEFTLEESTRTTRGTTITLTLQGEEEEFLESARIKNLVKTYCDFMPVPIKLEGEVLNRQKAPWRESPSSLTQEDYLEFYRYLYPFQEEPLLWVHLNTDYPFIINGILYFPKMKPDVDVTKGQIKLFSNQVFVSDNCEEIIPQFLMPMRGVIDSADIPLNVSRSALQGDRTVRKIGDYIAKKVGDRLKELYRDSREQYISAWKDLGTFVKFGVLNDEKFKKQIEDIIIFRTTAKFSEKPAAETPAVEVQSSEGDVWQDVTSASASPETSASSTPYTTLKEYLERNKERHENRVFYSTDEAVQATYIELHKNQGLEVLFMDSFIDTHFINFLEREYQDVKFTRVDSDLDNTLLEQDKASEIVDPKTNKTRSEVIKELFEKSLNKPRLNIRTEALKTDDSQGTPPAIVLLPEILRRLREMNAMMQQQTTEFPEDHILLVNTAHPLIQNLANLNQGTIIQGDGESPTNPLVNLICQHVYDLALMSQKGFDAEGMKSFVERSNEVLTKLTEQASK
- the hpsE gene encoding hormogonium polysaccharide biosynthesis glycosyltransferase HpsE — its product is MSFDFTVAIPTYNGENRLSKVLERLQIQQGVEQLIWEIIIVDNNSTDGTAKLIQEYQTNCKSDIPLRYSFEREQGLAFARNRAIIEAHGELVGFLDDDNLPALDWVISAYKFGQDYPKAGIYSSQIHGLFEFEPSENLKPILFYLAINERGYKPLLYEPSKKGFPPGAGLVVRPHVWKAHVPERLFLVGRVGSSMLAGEDSEAMLYIHKAGWEIWYNPAMVIEHIIPQWRLEKKYLISLMRGIGLSRFHLRMLLLKSWQRPFAFFAYLIKDVFKLLSYYIRYRTILENDIVVSCERERLFATLISPFYVWEVRISNYLKIHR
- a CDS encoding glycosyltransferase → MPLISVIIPVYNGEKTIKKTIESVLKQTVSDLEVLVINDGSTDSTEEIVKSIPDLRLKIFSYHNAGLAASRNRGLSHTNGEFISFIDADDLWTFDKLEAQWKALEDSENAAVAYSWTDYIDVDSKFLKSGSRITLKGDVYNKLLLYNILENGSNPLIRKEAFTEIGGFDESLPAAEDWDMWLRLATRYEFTVVPKAQILYRVSANSMSTNLKRQEVASLEVIERAFTHSKAASVQHLKKYSKAQLYQYLTFKALDAPPAKQKSSIATHFFWNCVKYDPSILRQKRLILIAVLKITLAELHYRIGCLKHL
- a CDS encoding glycosyltransferase, with amino-acid sequence MPLISVILPVYNGEKTIYETINSVVNQTFIDWELIVINDGSQDSTLDIIKSFSDSRLQVFSYPNAGLAISRNRGVIQANGNYISFIDADDIWTPHKLEFQIKALQENSEASVAYSWCDHIDIEGKFLRTGSRITANGNIHAKLLLANFLENGSNPLVCKQALISIGGFEASLNPAEDWDLWLRLALHYQFVTVPYPQILYRVSPNSMSSNVVKMELASLQVIERAFSQAPQSLQYLKKSSFSNLYKYLLYKTLESFSEKKAVILTSTRFLWNAVKSDPSMLKTKIFLKILFKIISIALLNYEQSQALFQKFSHFSNTSTLLAYLKI
- a CDS encoding glycosyltransferase, with the translated sequence MAIVSVIIPAFNTEKTISETIISVLEQKFEFFELIIINADSTDSTLKVISNFKDSRLQVFSYPKANVAVNRNRGLHHSTGEFITFLDGDDLWTSDKLETQYKALLENPETAIAYSWTHCIDERGQFLRTCSTIAVTGNVYPHLLLEDFIGNGSNVMIRRDAFMSVGGFDELLTNAQDSDLLLRLAACYQFVAVPKVQVLYRVQTNSMSADVWKLETACLQVLERAFNQAPESLQYLKPYCLANLYKYLLYRTLEGQPERHKSRIAVKFLISTLRTDPYIFFKRVIFKVFLKLAVIILLPSQYAHVMFSKLKRVFNTSTLLGYIQTDPFSLKN